The genomic stretch CGACGTGGTGCCCGTCGAGTTCTATCGCAAGGCCGGCCCGGCTCCCCGGGAAATCTTCGGCGCCGCTCCCACCGACCGCATTTTCGGCGGTACGCCGATGCTGGTGCTGCGGCAGGCGGCCCAGTTCCGCACGGGTCTCGTGCTGGTCCGCTGCCTGAACGAGACGATGCGTACGGAGCCCGCCCTGGCCTCGGACAAGGCCCCGTACGTGTCGGCGGCGCAGCTGAGGATGTCGCCCGAGTGCACCCGCCGCGCGCTGACCCGGGTGCTGACCGACGAGGCCTGGCACCTGAGCTTCTGGGACGTCTACGCCCAGTGCGCGGACAACCGTCGCCAGGGGTTCGCCAATCCGGCGGCGAACAGCAAGGAGAGATCGTTCTGCCTGGGCCAGGCCTTTCACGACACCGTGGTGACCAGCTCGGCCGTGCCGCTCGAGCTGTACCTGGGCGGGCAGGGTCAGGTCGGCATATCGGACTTCGGGCGGCGCGGGCTGGCCGGGGCGGCCGGGCTGGTCCTGGTCGCGCTGGTCGGCACGTTCCTGATCGCGCGGCAGGTGAGCAGCCCGGTGCGGCGGCTCACCGGGGCCTCGCAGATGCTGGCGGCCGGGCAGCTCGACGCCCGGGTGCGGATCAAGGGCGCGGGCGAGCTGGCCCGGCTGGGCAGCTCGTTCAACTCGATGGCGGAGGCGGTGCAGCAGAGCGAGGAGCGGCAGCGCCGGCTGGTCGCGGATGTCGCGCACGAGATGCGTACGCCGTTGTCGAATTTGCGCGGCTATCTCGAGGGCCTGTCGGACGGCGTGATCGAGCCGAGCCGGGAGCTGTTCGTCTCGCTGCACGAGGAGACCATGCTGCAGAGCCGCATCCTGGACGACCTGCAGGTGCTGGCCCTGGCCGAGGCGGGTGACCTGGGGTACACGCGGACGCCGATCGACCTGGCCGAGCTGGCCTCGCTGAGCGTGACCGCGCACCGGGCGGTGGCGGCCGAGGCGCAGGTGGCGCTGACCGTGGACGCCTCGGCCCCGGCCTGGGTCTCCGCCGACCAGGACAGGATCCGGCAGGTGCTGGGCAACCTGCTGACCAACGCGATCCGGTACACCGACCGGGAGGGCCAGGTCCTCGTGCGCGTCCGGGCCGAGAACGGCGAGGCGGTGCTCACCGTGCAGGACACCGGGGTCGGCATCGCGCCGGGCGACCTGCCGCACGTGTTCGACCGGTTCTGGCGGGCCGACCCGGCCCGGCAGCGCGCCACCGGCGGCACCGGCCTGGGCCTGACGATCGCCCAGCGCATCGTCGCCGACCACGGCGGCCGCATCGACGTCGAGAGCCGGCAACACGTCGGCACGACCTTCACCGTGCGGTTGCCACTGTCCACACCGGCTTCCGCGGCTTGAACCAAGCCATGAAGCTTTGAGGAAGCCCTCGGCGCTGCTTTCGACTGATGCTGCAAAAGTTATGCTGGTCGATCCGAAAGTCTGGACAGGAACGACGCGAAGTTCCTAACGTGATCCCCACTACAGGATTGTTTCCGGCGCGTATCGGCTCCCCACCGATGCCGGCGACACCCCCCTGGCAACCCCCGGTCAGGAAGGGAACACGTGAACAAGCACACTCGCACACATCGATTAGTAACGATGGGTACGGCCGCGCTCCTGCTGTCCACAGTCCTCACGATCGCGGCCGCCCCGGCCTCCGCGGTCATCGACCCCGCCGACTTCCAGCAGGTCACCCTCGCCAAGGGCGTCGCCGAGACCGGCGAGCCGATGAGCCTCGCGGTGCTGCCCGACCGGTCGGTGCTGCACACCGCGCGTAACGGCACACTGCGGCGTACGGACGCGGCCGGCGCCACGGCCGTGATCGCGACGATCCCCGTCTACACCCACGACGAGGAGGGCCTGCAGGGCGTGGCGGTCGATCCCGGCTTCGCCACGAACCGGCACATCTACCTCTTCTACGCGCCGCCGCTGAACACCCCGGCCGGTGACGCCCCGGCCACCGGCACCGCCGCGACCTGGGCCACCTGGGCCGGGGTCAACCGGCTGTCCCGGTTCACCCTCAACGCCGACTTCACTGTCAACATGGGCAGCCAGGTGAACGTGCTCGACGTGCCGACCGACCGGGGCATGTGCTGCCACGTCGGCGGCGACATGGACTGGGACGCCGCCGGCAACCTCTACATCTCCACCGGCGACGACTCCAACCCGTTCGACTCGGCGGGGTACTCCCCGATCGACGAGCGCACGAACCGCAACCCGGTCTTCGACGCGCAGCGCAGTGCCGCCAACACCAACGACCTGCGCGGCAAGATCCTGAGGATCAAACCCAACGCCGACGGCACGTACGCGATCCCGGCGGGCAACCTGTTCGCGCCGGGCACCGCCGGCACCCGGCCCGAGATCTACGCGATGGGATTCCGCAACCCGTTCCGGATCAGCGTCGACAAGGCCACCGGCGTCGTCTACGCCGGCGACTACGGTCCCGACGCCGGCGTCTCGTCGTCCACCCGCGGGCCGTCCGGGCAGGTCGAGTTCAACCGGGTCACCGCGCCCGGCAACTACGGCTGGCCGTACTGCACCGGCACCAACACGACCGCCGAGACGTACAACGAATGGGACTTCGCGACCGGCGCGAGCGGCGCCAAGTACAACTGCTCGGGCGGGCCGGCGAACAA from Paractinoplanes brasiliensis encodes the following:
- a CDS encoding sensor histidine kinase, producing the protein MSFRIRIFALVMLVAVTAIGATAVLTLQLTRREVSQAVEAQNLYRAEIVEEIQRYGRVHGNWPGLNRLVIALSERTGLHIRVQTRDEGVVLVDSDIEAGRASGPVQPIAYDIDALPPLTVPTAGDDVVPVEFYRKAGPAPREIFGAAPTDRIFGGTPMLVLRQAAQFRTGLVLVRCLNETMRTEPALASDKAPYVSAAQLRMSPECTRRALTRVLTDEAWHLSFWDVYAQCADNRRQGFANPAANSKERSFCLGQAFHDTVVTSSAVPLELYLGGQGQVGISDFGRRGLAGAAGLVLVALVGTFLIARQVSSPVRRLTGASQMLAAGQLDARVRIKGAGELARLGSSFNSMAEAVQQSEERQRRLVADVAHEMRTPLSNLRGYLEGLSDGVIEPSRELFVSLHEETMLQSRILDDLQVLALAEAGDLGYTRTPIDLAELASLSVTAHRAVAAEAQVALTVDASAPAWVSADQDRIRQVLGNLLTNAIRYTDREGQVLVRVRAENGEAVLTVQDTGVGIAPGDLPHVFDRFWRADPARQRATGGTGLGLTIAQRIVADHGGRIDVESRQHVGTTFTVRLPLSTPASAA